Proteins encoded by one window of Dioscorea cayenensis subsp. rotundata cultivar TDr96_F1 chromosome 20, TDr96_F1_v2_PseudoChromosome.rev07_lg8_w22 25.fasta, whole genome shotgun sequence:
- the LOC120251769 gene encoding berberine bridge enzyme-like 15, translating into MAAIFTLVFILFHSLHLVLSEDTTHGGFIQCLEKYSPLPIDLSTLIYFPNTTSYSSQLLSSIQNLRYASAATPKPVLIITPNCEFEVQATVYCCKANNLPLRIRSGGHDYEGLSYHSFTNGPFVLLDLAKLRSVDVDVEEGTAWVQVGATIGDLYYRIGEKTSTYGFPAGVCATLGTGGHFSGGGMGTMVRKYGLSADNILDAIMVDANGWLLDRESMDDDLFWAIRGGGGGNFGIILAWKVKLVPVPPTVTVVTITKRSKKEALDLIHKWQTIAPKLHENIFIEAVIRIVKAAGTGVEANFNTMFLGECSELLHLMGASFPELGVKAKDCKKMSWVESTLYFAGFTNGEPLETLMDRKLQRKAFVKAKSDFVMKPVKREVWDDVWERFSKMELAFMSMYPYGGRMAEIEEDEIPFPHRKGNLYNIQYVVPWQDGGVEAAERNMNWIKNLHDMMAPHVSKNPRTAYVNFRDLDLGRNEDEETCYLDARVWGRKYFKGNFWRLAMVKGVVDPDNFFRSEQSIPPLVHWA; encoded by the coding sequence ATGGCAGCAATCTTCACTCTGGTTTTCATTCTATTCCATTCTCTTCATTTAGTCCTCTCTGAAGACACAACTCATGGAGGTTTCATCCAATGCCTAGAAAAGTATTCTCCTCTGCCCATTGACCTTTCAACCCTCATCTACTTCCCCAACACCACCTCTTATTCTTCCCAGCTCCTCTCCTCTATCCAAAACCTAAGGTATGCATCAGCCGCCACCCCAAAACCAGTCCTTATCATCACCCCAAACTGTGAGTTTGAAGTTCAAGCTACAGTGTACTGTTGCAAGGCAAACAACCTTCCACTTAGGATAAGGAGTGGAGGCCATGACTATGAAGGTCTCTCTTATCACTCATTCACCAACGGTCCCTTTGTTCTTCTAGACCTTGCAAAGCTCCGGTCGGTAGACGTGGACGTGGAGGAAGGCACGGCGTGGGTTCAAGTCGGCGCCACCATCGGTGACCTTTATTACAGGATTGGAGAGAAGACATCTACTTATGGTTTCCCGGCCGGGGTATGCGCCACTCTCGGCACTGGCGGGCACTTCAGTGGAGGCGGCATGGGCACCATGGTGAGAAAGTATGGCCTGTCGGCTGACAACATCTTGGATGCTATAATGGTTGATGCTAATGGCTGGCTCTTGGATAGAGAGTCCATGGATGATGATCTCTTCTGGGCTATAAGAGGTGGAGGTGGTGGAAACTTTGGTATCATCCTTGCATGGAAAGTGAAGCTTGTTCCTGTCCCTCCTACTGTCACTGTTGTCACTATCACTAAGAGATCAAAAAAAGAAGCTCTGGATCTCATTCACAAATGGCAAACAATAGCTccaaaactccatgaaaatatATTCATAGAGGCAGTGATACGTATTGTCAAAGCTGCTGGGACTGGAGTGGAGGCTAATTTTAACACCATGTTTCTAGGTGAGTGTAGTGAACTGCTTCATTTGATGGGAGCAAGCTTTCCTGAGTTAGGGGTTAAGGCTAAGGATTGTAAGAAGATGAGTTGGGTTGAGTCTACACTGTATTTTGCTGGGTTTACAAATGGTGAACCATTGGAGACACTGATGGATAGGAAGCTACAACGTAAAGCATTTGTTAAAGCTAAGTCTGACTTTGTAATGAAGCCTGTGAAAAGAGAGGTTTGGGATGATGTTTGGGAGAGGTTTTCTAAGATGGAGCTGGCTTTCATGTCCATGTATCCATATGGAGGGAGGATGGCTGAGATAGAGGAGGATGAAATCCCATTTCCTCATAGAAAAGGGAACTTGTATAACATACAGTATGTTGTACCATGGCAAGATGGAGGGGTTGAGGCTGCTGAAAGGAATATGAATTGGATTAAGAACCTTCATGATATGATGGCTCCTCATGTTTCTAAGAACCCAAGGACTGCTTATGTGAACTTCAGGGATCTGGATTTGGGGAGGAATGAGGATGAAGAGACATGTTATTTGGATGCTAGAGTGTGGGGGAGGAAGTACTTTAAGGGGAATTTCTGGAGGTTGGCTATGGTTAAGGGAGTTGTTGATCCTGATAACTTCTTCAGGAGTGAACAGAGCATTCCACCTCTCGTTCATTGGGCTTGA
- the LOC120251770 gene encoding enoyl-CoA delta isomerase 2, peroxisomal-like yields MYNLMAKSDPFISDDQTMCSLEKRGPIFVLTLTGDGDHRLGPDVIAAIRVALATARKEALSTPDGAALVTTAQGRFFSNGFDLGWANAAGSPSAARARLESMVSLFAPVVADLLTLPMPTIAAITGHAAAAGFALAMSHDHVLMREDRGVVYMSEMDLGLPFPEYFMVLMRSKIVDPRTLRDVALGAMKIGGKEAKERGIVDRVYPGPEETLEAAMKLGEQLAGRGWVGTVYAETRRAAFPELCKAVVGVDDEEKEKVIAASKL; encoded by the coding sequence aTGTATAACCTGATGGCCAAATCAGATCCGTTCATCAGCGACGACCAAACGATGTGCAGTCTAGAGAAGCGCGGTCCGATCTTCGTCCTAACCCTAACCGGCGACGGCGATCACCGCCTCGGCCCCGACGTCATCGCCGCGATCCGCGTCGCCCTCGCCACCGCCCGCAAGGAGGCCCTCTCCACTCCCGACGGCGCAGCTCTCGTCACCACCGCCCAGGGCCGCTTCTTCTCCAACGGCTTCGACCTCGGCTGGGCCAACGCTGCGGGCTCTCCCTCCGCCGCCCGCGCTCGGCTCGAATCCATGGTCTCGCTTTTCGCCCCCGTTGTCGCCGATCTCCTGACCCTGCCGATGCCCACCATCGCGGCCATCACCGGCCACGCCGCCGCAGCGGGGTTTGCGCTGGCGATGAGTCACGATCATGTGCTGATGCGCGAGGATCGAGGGGTCGTGTACATGAGCGAGATGGATCTAGGGTTGCCGTTCCCGGAGTACTTCATGGTGCTGATGAGGTCGAAGATTGTGGATCCGAGGACGCTGAGAGATGTGGCGCTGGGGGCGATGAAGATCGGGGGAAAAGAGGCGAAAGAAAGGGGGATCGTTGATCGGGTGTACCCGGGACCGGAGGAGACGTTGGAGGCGGCGATGAAGCTCGGGGAGCAGCTCGCCGGTAGGGGATGGGTCGGAACCGTCTACGCGGAGACGAGGAGGGCGGCGTTCCCGGAGCTCTGTAAGGCGGTGGTGGGTGTGGATgatgaagagaaggagaaggtcATAGCCGCCTCGAAGCTCTGA